One Kitasatospora sp. NBC_01287 DNA window includes the following coding sequences:
- a CDS encoding sodium:solute symporter family protein, giving the protein MHKLTITQIPITTRIPTAERGLTAANGLTAHGPSVHSPAARQLAAAVLRLDARPIDYVLLAVYFTVVLGIGALARRSVSSSLDFFLSGRSLPAWMTGLAFISANLGAVEIFGMTANGAQFGIPTVHYYWIGAIPAMVFLGLVMMPFYYGSKVRSVPEFLLHRFGRFAHLVNGLSFALAQVLIAGVNLYALATVVNLLLGWPLWVSVIAAAVIVLAYTTLGGLSAAVYNEVMQFFVIVAMLVPLTLVGLHTVGGWHGLTDRIKAANTDSAVQLHSWPGTNLTGIANATLSVLGIVFGLGFVLSFGYWTTNFAEVQRALAARNMSAARRTPLIGAYPKALIALVIVIPGMLAAVISPELAAYKASGGTLDNGVTYNNAIELLIRDLLPNGMLGVAITGLLAAFMAGMAANVSSFNTVFTYDLWQAYVVKDRPDAYYLRVGRTVTVLGCAIAIGTAFIASGYNNIMDYLQTLFSFFNAPLFATFILGMFWKRTTPMAGGIGLIVGTASAFTVDQLNRHHVLHMSGQGPSFVAAIAAFVMDIAVSVAVSLVTESKPDRELVGLVWSLTPRESHREAGGAQDAGWYRSPVLLGVGALTLATALSVVFW; this is encoded by the coding sequence ATGCACAAGCTGACCATCACACAGATCCCGATCACCACAAGGATCCCGACCGCCGAGCGAGGCCTGACGGCCGCGAACGGCCTGACCGCGCACGGCCCGTCCGTGCACAGCCCGGCCGCCCGGCAGCTGGCCGCCGCCGTGCTGCGGTTGGACGCGCGGCCGATCGACTACGTGCTGCTCGCCGTCTACTTCACCGTGGTGCTCGGCATCGGCGCGCTGGCGCGCCGCTCGGTCTCCTCCAGCCTCGACTTCTTCCTCTCCGGCCGTTCGCTGCCCGCGTGGATGACCGGGCTGGCGTTCATCTCCGCCAACCTGGGTGCCGTCGAGATCTTCGGCATGACCGCCAACGGCGCGCAGTTCGGCATCCCGACCGTGCACTACTACTGGATCGGCGCGATCCCGGCCATGGTCTTCCTCGGCCTGGTGATGATGCCGTTCTACTACGGCTCGAAGGTGCGCAGCGTCCCCGAGTTCCTGCTGCACCGCTTCGGCCGGTTCGCGCACCTGGTCAACGGGCTCAGCTTCGCGCTCGCCCAGGTGCTGATCGCCGGGGTGAACCTCTACGCGCTCGCGACGGTGGTCAACCTGCTGCTGGGCTGGCCGCTCTGGGTCTCCGTCATCGCGGCCGCCGTCATCGTGCTGGCCTACACCACGCTGGGCGGGCTGTCCGCGGCGGTCTACAACGAGGTGATGCAGTTCTTCGTCATCGTGGCGATGCTGGTCCCGCTCACCCTGGTGGGCCTGCACACGGTCGGCGGCTGGCACGGGTTGACCGACCGGATCAAGGCCGCGAACACCGACTCGGCCGTCCAGCTGCACTCCTGGCCCGGCACCAACCTCACCGGGATCGCCAACGCCACCCTCTCGGTGCTGGGCATCGTCTTCGGCCTCGGCTTCGTGCTCTCCTTCGGCTACTGGACCACCAACTTCGCCGAGGTGCAGCGCGCGCTCGCCGCCCGCAACATGTCCGCTGCCCGCCGCACCCCGTTGATCGGCGCCTATCCGAAGGCGCTGATCGCCCTGGTGATCGTGATCCCGGGCATGCTGGCCGCCGTCATCTCCCCCGAGCTGGCCGCCTACAAGGCCAGCGGCGGAACCCTGGACAACGGGGTGACCTACAACAACGCGATCGAGCTGCTGATCCGCGACCTGCTGCCGAACGGCATGCTGGGCGTGGCGATCACCGGCCTGCTGGCGGCCTTCATGGCCGGGATGGCGGCCAACGTCAGCTCGTTCAACACGGTCTTCACCTACGACCTGTGGCAGGCCTACGTGGTCAAGGACCGCCCGGACGCCTACTACCTGCGGGTCGGCCGCACCGTCACCGTGCTGGGCTGCGCGATCGCGATCGGCACGGCGTTCATCGCCAGTGGCTACAACAACATCATGGACTACCTCCAGACCCTGTTCTCCTTCTTCAACGCCCCGCTCTTCGCCACCTTCATCCTGGGCATGTTCTGGAAGCGCACCACCCCGATGGCCGGCGGCATCGGCCTGATCGTGGGCACCGCCTCGGCCTTCACGGTGGACCAGCTGAACCGGCACCACGTGCTGCACATGTCGGGCCAGGGTCCCAGCTTCGTCGCCGCCATCGCCGCCTTCGTGATGGACATCGCGGTCAGCGTCGCCGTCTCACTGGTCACCGAGTCCAAGCCGGACCGTGAACTGGTCGGGTTGGTCTGGTCGCTGACGCCGCGTGAGTCCCACCGCGAGGCGGGCGGCGCGCAGGACGCCGGGTGGTACCGCAGCCCCGTGCTGCTGGGGGTGGGCGCGCTGACGCTGGCGACCGCGCTCAGCGTGGTCTTCTGGTGA
- a CDS encoding glycosyl hydrolase family 28-related protein: MIKTGGSGTGAGRRALLTGAVAGLAGAATLPSAQPAAAAAGSAALGRATVGPAGMGSATVGPATAGSALDWYSVTDYGAVGDGTTDDTAAVQRALTAAGAGGGTVYFPAGAYLVTPAGGSPALAVTGKGVRLLGASSKSATLVKGGNGILLRMSGQGSDPSGATHLSYCSVENLGFNGNGRTGLLLELYYNNNSYVRDVFMSSNNDLCVDAVECWDSRFYNLVIESSTGTPGSTTQPNIWLRNSSSATKGSWGYSSDCVNQLHFIGCRLENFGTGALWITQGPAGTDNPNGIYLTDCKFETSSMQGGPHLKTDASCTHVYATNIYCYAGGFAPGYSTAQNIIAWATSGGALENVLIANGPVATVNSGVDLYSGPGSTAVLRNVEGHYATQPTGSHIYYESSSTGDFLVENSYGSKGGQAGGTLPARNQPAAALRLVAGPVSDASFSHAPLDGTMAVDTVDKRLYVRVGGVWLWSALNS; this comes from the coding sequence ATGATCAAAACGGGGGGATCGGGCACCGGCGCCGGCCGTCGCGCACTGCTCACGGGGGCCGTCGCCGGGCTCGCGGGCGCCGCCACTCTGCCGTCGGCCCAGCCCGCCGCGGCTGCCGCCGGTTCGGCCGCACTCGGCCGGGCCACGGTGGGTCCGGCCGGGATGGGTTCGGCCACGGTGGGTCCGGCCACGGCCGGCTCCGCGCTGGACTGGTACAGCGTCACGGACTACGGCGCGGTCGGGGACGGCACCACCGACGACACCGCGGCCGTGCAGCGCGCACTCACCGCCGCGGGCGCGGGCGGCGGCACCGTCTACTTCCCGGCCGGCGCCTATCTGGTCACCCCGGCGGGTGGCAGCCCCGCGCTCGCGGTGACCGGCAAGGGTGTGCGGTTGCTCGGCGCCAGCAGCAAGTCCGCCACCCTGGTCAAGGGCGGCAACGGCATCCTGCTGCGGATGTCGGGGCAGGGCAGCGACCCGAGCGGGGCGACCCATCTGAGCTACTGCTCGGTGGAGAACCTCGGCTTCAACGGCAACGGCAGGACCGGCCTGCTGCTGGAGCTCTACTACAACAACAACTCCTACGTACGCGACGTCTTCATGTCGAGCAACAACGACCTGTGCGTCGACGCGGTGGAGTGCTGGGACTCCCGCTTCTACAACCTGGTGATCGAGTCCAGCACCGGCACCCCGGGCAGCACCACCCAGCCCAACATCTGGCTGCGCAACTCCTCCTCCGCCACCAAGGGGAGTTGGGGCTACAGCTCCGACTGCGTCAACCAACTTCACTTCATCGGCTGCCGGTTGGAGAACTTCGGCACCGGCGCGCTGTGGATCACGCAGGGGCCGGCCGGCACCGACAATCCCAACGGGATCTACCTGACGGACTGCAAGTTCGAGACCTCCAGCATGCAGGGCGGCCCGCACCTGAAGACCGACGCCTCCTGCACGCATGTCTACGCGACCAACATCTACTGCTACGCGGGCGGTTTCGCGCCCGGCTACAGCACCGCGCAGAACATCATCGCCTGGGCGACCAGCGGTGGCGCGCTGGAGAACGTACTGATCGCCAACGGCCCGGTGGCGACCGTCAACTCCGGCGTCGACCTCTACTCGGGCCCCGGCTCGACCGCCGTGCTGCGCAACGTCGAGGGGCACTACGCCACCCAGCCCACCGGGAGCCACATCTACTACGAGAGCTCCAGCACCGGCGACTTCCTGGTGGAGAACTCCTACGGCAGCAAGGGCGGCCAGGCCGGTGGCACGCTGCCGGCCAGGAACCAGCCGGCCGCTGCGCTGCGCCTGGTGGCCGGCCCGGTCAGCGACGCCTCGTTCAGCCACGCCCCGCTCGACGGGACGATGGCGGTGGACACCGTGGACAAGCGCCTGTACGTCCGGGTCGGCGGGGTCTGGCTCTGGTCGGCGCTCAACTCGTAG
- a CDS encoding globin domain-containing protein, which translates to MKFRAKRATDDVRTPSVPQGGGQAPVPSAALTLSQRPTPVGAGSPAAALAPAAVPLSANDSALIRASLSVIEPHAANLPGFFYGTLFGRYPQVRELFPPDMDVQHDRLLRALLMIVDLVDDRANLIRFCSHLGRDHRKFGTESAHYAAVGECLLATLAHYAGPAWTAETAGAWSRAYQTAAEVMDHAARADAAVRPAAWEARITAHRGLGDGLAELTVQPDQPYPFVGGQYVSLTTPWWPKIWRYYSPANAPRPDGTLTFHVREVPGGRVSGALVHQATVGAVLRLGPPQGDMVLDPGSTRDIVCVAGGTGVAPIRALVEQAVLDGVRRRMDLFLGSRTIDGLYGLDDLLRMSQRHRWLTVRAAIADQRVQGGAAGLPKVLAEAGPWQQHDAYLSGPAPMIVTAARVLTRSGLPLERIYHDPFVTLTDAP; encoded by the coding sequence GTGAAGTTCCGCGCCAAGCGCGCCACCGACGACGTCCGCACGCCCTCGGTTCCGCAAGGCGGCGGGCAGGCGCCGGTTCCGTCGGCGGCGCTGACCTTGTCGCAGCGCCCGACGCCGGTCGGCGCGGGATCCCCCGCGGCGGCCCTGGCACCCGCCGCGGTGCCGCTGTCCGCGAACGACAGCGCGCTGATCAGAGCCAGTCTCTCCGTGATCGAACCGCATGCCGCGAACCTGCCCGGCTTCTTCTACGGAACGTTGTTCGGACGCTATCCACAGGTCCGCGAACTGTTCCCGCCCGACATGGACGTCCAGCACGACCGGCTGCTGCGGGCCCTGCTGATGATCGTCGATCTGGTGGACGACCGCGCCAATCTGATCCGGTTCTGCTCGCACCTGGGGCGCGACCACCGCAAGTTCGGCACCGAGAGCGCCCACTACGCGGCCGTCGGGGAGTGCCTGCTGGCCACCCTGGCGCACTACGCGGGCCCCGCCTGGACGGCGGAGACGGCCGGCGCCTGGTCCCGGGCCTACCAGACGGCCGCCGAGGTGATGGACCACGCCGCCAGGGCCGACGCCGCGGTGCGCCCCGCCGCCTGGGAGGCCCGGATCACGGCCCACCGCGGGCTCGGCGACGGCCTCGCCGAGTTGACCGTCCAGCCCGACCAGCCGTATCCGTTCGTCGGCGGGCAGTACGTCAGCCTGACCACGCCGTGGTGGCCGAAGATCTGGCGCTACTACTCCCCCGCCAACGCGCCGCGGCCCGACGGCACCCTCACCTTCCACGTCCGCGAGGTGCCGGGCGGGCGGGTCAGCGGCGCCTTGGTGCACCAGGCCACGGTCGGCGCCGTGCTGCGACTGGGCCCGCCGCAGGGCGACATGGTGCTCGATCCGGGCTCGACCCGCGACATCGTCTGCGTCGCGGGCGGCACCGGCGTCGCCCCGATCCGCGCCCTGGTGGAACAGGCCGTGCTGGACGGCGTGCGGCGCCGGATGGACCTGTTCCTGGGCTCCCGCACCATCGATGGGCTCTACGGGCTGGACGACCTGCTGCGGATGTCCCAGCGCCACCGCTGGCTGACCGTGCGCGCAGCGATCGCCGACCAGCGCGTCCAGGGCGGCGCCGCCGGCCTGCCCAAGGTGCTCGCGGAGGCCGGCCCCTGGCAGCAGCACGACGCCTACCTCAGCGGGCCCGCCCCGATGATCGTCACCGCCGCCCGGGTGCTGACCCGCTCCGGCCTGCCGCTGGAGCGGATCTACCACGACCCGTTCGTGACGCTGACCGATGCCCCCTGA
- a CDS encoding SAM-dependent methyltransferase has translation MTDYDGVNLELHRAHSARMYDYFLGGVTNFAADREAAGQVKAVMPFVQTTARVNRAFMHRATRALAEAGIDQFLDIGTGIPTSPNLHEIAQSVNRSARVVYADNDPIVLAHAKALLIGTPEGRTTYLQADVTDPAGLLASPELHSTLDFSRPIALSLNALLHFVPDDRGTAGIVEHFKGALVSGSALAMTHVTEDFAPTEIARLVQIYQAAGTPLQARSAAEFAAFFAGWELVAPGLVPTQRWRPQSVEGAAVSDEESSVYAGVALKP, from the coding sequence ATGACCGACTACGACGGTGTCAACCTGGAGCTGCACCGGGCGCACTCCGCCCGCATGTACGACTACTTCCTGGGCGGCGTCACCAACTTCGCCGCCGACCGCGAGGCGGCCGGGCAGGTCAAGGCGGTGATGCCGTTCGTGCAGACCACCGCCAGGGTCAACCGCGCCTTCATGCACCGCGCCACCCGGGCCCTCGCCGAGGCCGGGATCGACCAGTTCCTCGACATCGGCACCGGCATCCCCACCTCGCCCAACCTGCACGAGATCGCGCAGAGCGTCAACAGGTCCGCCCGGGTGGTCTACGCCGACAACGACCCCATCGTGCTCGCGCACGCCAAGGCGCTGCTGATCGGCACCCCCGAGGGCCGCACCACCTACCTCCAGGCCGATGTCACCGACCCGGCCGGTCTGCTGGCCTCGCCGGAGCTGCACTCCACCCTCGACTTCTCCCGGCCGATCGCGCTGAGCCTCAACGCGCTGCTGCACTTCGTCCCCGACGACCGCGGCACCGCCGGGATCGTGGAGCACTTCAAGGGCGCGTTGGTCTCCGGCAGCGCCCTGGCGATGACCCACGTGACGGAGGACTTCGCGCCCACCGAGATCGCCCGCCTGGTGCAGATATACCAGGCGGCGGGCACCCCGCTGCAGGCCCGCAGCGCGGCCGAGTTCGCCGCCTTCTTCGCCGGCTGGGAGCTGGTGGCGCCGGGCCTGGTGCCCACCCAGCGCTGGCGGCCGCAGAGCGTGGAGGGTGCGGCGGTGAGCGACGAGGAGTCCTCGGTCTACGCGGGAGTGGCGCTCAAGCCCTGA
- a CDS encoding RNA polymerase sigma factor encodes MTIDKGGRTPGRPGGPAVDSTGEGAASARLRLSYQVFCELHGRAWLAFARTRIGNLADAELVVAAMKEELAQQWPHALRHPTPAAYAWRLLKSHLHQWAWHQDEVEVEATTFAAVIGRFKELAGDSLRSEEDQVGLYGSILALPDRQRDVVILRYVLDLDDLEIAAYLDHPVETVRSNLRHARERLARRLGIGALPDRRAER; translated from the coding sequence ATGACGATCGACAAGGGCGGCCGCACACCGGGGCGCCCGGGAGGGCCGGCGGTGGACAGCACGGGCGAGGGCGCGGCCAGTGCCCGGCTGCGACTGTCCTACCAGGTGTTCTGCGAGCTCCACGGCCGCGCCTGGCTCGCCTTCGCCCGCACCCGGATCGGCAACCTCGCGGACGCCGAGCTGGTGGTGGCGGCGATGAAGGAGGAACTGGCGCAGCAGTGGCCGCACGCCCTGCGCCACCCGACGCCGGCCGCCTACGCCTGGCGGCTGCTCAAGTCCCATCTGCACCAATGGGCCTGGCACCAGGACGAGGTGGAGGTCGAGGCCACCACCTTCGCGGCGGTGATCGGCCGGTTCAAAGAGCTGGCCGGCGACAGCCTGCGCAGCGAGGAGGACCAGGTCGGCCTGTACGGCTCGATCCTGGCGCTGCCGGACCGCCAGCGCGACGTGGTGATCCTGCGGTACGTGCTCGACCTGGACGACCTGGAGATCGCCGCCTACCTGGACCACCCGGTGGAGACCGTGCGCTCCAACCTGCGCCACGCGCGCGAGCGGCTGGCCCGGCGCCTGGGGATCGGTGCGCTGCCGGACCGGCGGGCCGAGCGGTGA
- a CDS encoding GMC family oxidoreductase gives MSTPQERHWDAVVVGAGFAGSLVAKGLGERGWRVLVLEAGAGQSHAEALEAYRTAPAKTPNSPYRSTPSAPSPDVTDLSGEAGGGFHADGYFVQRGPLPYASGYLRANGGTGLAWTGLAPRMHPEDFRAGDFGHGRDWPIGYQDLEPYYRAAEREIGVAGDAEEQRAQVGLPLPDGYRFPLRAIPRSYLDQVMSRALDGHSVRDPAGPAPVRLRVVGTPHARNSLPTPGHSVEGGSCVGHASCVPICPSQAKYTPLRTQARWRPSVHLLTRAVVSRVLLDAAGRATGVEYRGDPADGTRTVRADLVVLAAHAIENARLLLLSGAANSSDQVGRNLMDHPVLLTWGLMPRQIGPYRGPGSTSGLEGFRFGPARARRAPFRVEIGNWGWTWALGPPDGRVAELLRSGGPDGRGRFGTELRRTVADRVGREFAFQFEMEQDADPANRVTLDPRLRDPLGLPRPALHYDLSGWVRRGIAAAKGVSDQLFTLLGAEDLTSFAPGAGWPGYFEHEGRGYAYRAAGHGAGTHLMGTSPTDSVVDQWQRCWDHPNLYAVGCGSMPSVATANPSLTMAALALRSTEAIHRTLLARRRLNASPPALEGADHP, from the coding sequence ATGAGCACGCCGCAGGAGCGGCACTGGGACGCCGTGGTGGTCGGCGCGGGCTTCGCCGGTTCACTGGTGGCCAAGGGGCTGGGCGAGCGCGGCTGGCGGGTGCTGGTGCTGGAGGCCGGGGCCGGGCAGTCGCACGCCGAGGCGCTGGAGGCCTACCGCACCGCGCCCGCCAAGACCCCCAACTCCCCCTACCGCAGCACCCCCAGCGCCCCCTCCCCCGACGTCACCGACCTCAGCGGCGAGGCGGGCGGCGGCTTCCACGCGGACGGCTACTTCGTGCAGCGCGGCCCGCTGCCCTACGCCAGCGGCTACCTGCGGGCCAACGGCGGCACCGGGCTGGCCTGGACCGGCCTGGCTCCCCGGATGCACCCGGAGGACTTCCGGGCCGGGGACTTCGGCCACGGGCGCGACTGGCCGATCGGCTACCAGGACCTGGAGCCCTACTACCGCGCCGCCGAGCGCGAGATCGGGGTGGCCGGCGACGCCGAGGAGCAGCGCGCGCAGGTCGGCCTGCCGCTCCCGGACGGCTACCGCTTCCCGCTGCGCGCGATCCCGCGCAGCTACCTGGACCAGGTGATGTCCCGCGCGCTGGACGGCCACAGCGTGCGCGACCCGGCCGGCCCGGCCCCCGTGCGGCTGCGGGTGGTCGGCACGCCGCACGCCCGCAACAGCCTGCCGACCCCCGGCCACAGCGTCGAGGGCGGCAGCTGCGTCGGCCACGCCAGCTGCGTGCCGATCTGCCCGTCCCAGGCCAAGTACACCCCGCTGCGCACCCAGGCGCGCTGGCGGCCCTCGGTGCACCTGCTCACCCGGGCGGTGGTCAGCCGGGTGCTGCTCGACGCCGCCGGGCGGGCCACCGGGGTCGAGTACCGCGGTGATCCGGCGGACGGCACCCGCACCGTGCGGGCCGACCTGGTGGTGCTGGCCGCGCACGCGATCGAGAACGCCCGGCTGCTGCTGCTCTCCGGCGCCGCGAACAGCAGCGACCAGGTCGGCCGCAACCTGATGGACCATCCGGTGCTGCTCACCTGGGGTCTGATGCCGCGTCAGATCGGGCCCTACCGGGGCCCGGGTTCGACCTCGGGCCTGGAGGGCTTCCGGTTCGGGCCGGCCCGGGCCCGCCGGGCGCCGTTCCGGGTGGAGATCGGCAACTGGGGCTGGACCTGGGCGCTGGGCCCGCCGGACGGCCGGGTCGCCGAACTGCTGCGCTCCGGCGGACCGGACGGGCGGGGCCGGTTCGGCACGGAGCTGCGCCGGACGGTCGCCGACCGGGTCGGCCGCGAGTTCGCCTTCCAGTTCGAGATGGAGCAGGACGCCGACCCGGCGAACCGGGTCACCCTCGACCCGCGCCTGCGCGACCCGCTGGGTCTGCCGCGCCCGGCGCTGCACTACGACCTCTCCGGCTGGGTCCGGCGTGGCATCGCCGCCGCGAAGGGCGTCTCCGACCAGCTCTTCACGCTGCTCGGGGCCGAGGACCTCACCAGCTTCGCCCCCGGGGCCGGCTGGCCCGGCTACTTCGAGCACGAGGGCCGCGGCTACGCCTACCGGGCCGCCGGTCACGGCGCGGGCACCCACCTGATGGGCACTTCGCCCACCGACTCCGTGGTCGACCAGTGGCAGCGCTGCTGGGACCACCCCAACCTCTACGCGGTGGGCTGCGGCAGCATGCCCAGCGTCGCCACCGCCAACCCCTCGCTGACCATGGCGGCCCTCGCCCTGCGCAGCACCGAGGCGATCCACCGCACCCTGCTCGCCCGCCGCCGCCTCAACGCGTCGCCGCCCGCCCTCGAAGGAGCCGACCACCCGTGA
- a CDS encoding FMN-dependent NADH-azoreductase, giving the protein MTTLLHIDTSISTAEESVSRRLTERFAAAWRTAHGAAGYRYRDLAADPVPMIGSAYARLGQRVERQGTLHPAQVAALVQGPAEEREWALTRPLIEEVLAADTVLLGVPMYNLAIPATLKAWIDRISFPGAFTDPGTGESLLRGAEVVVVTARGGGYGPGTPREAFDHQMPYLRAYFGNLGVAEANLRFVHAELTRAADIPALAGLQELGEASLAAAGSAVDALAAGNGASIGAGSGTGGLAHSTVG; this is encoded by the coding sequence ATGACCACTTTGCTGCACATCGACACCAGTATCAGCACCGCCGAGGAGTCGGTCAGCCGCCGGCTGACCGAGCGCTTCGCGGCCGCCTGGCGCACGGCGCACGGCGCGGCCGGCTACCGCTACCGCGACCTGGCAGCCGACCCCGTGCCGATGATCGGCTCGGCCTACGCCCGGCTCGGGCAGCGGGTGGAGCGGCAGGGCACGCTCCACCCGGCCCAGGTGGCCGCGCTGGTTCAGGGCCCGGCCGAGGAGCGGGAGTGGGCGCTGACCCGGCCGCTGATCGAGGAGGTGCTCGCCGCCGACACCGTGCTGCTCGGCGTGCCGATGTACAACCTCGCGATCCCGGCCACGCTGAAGGCCTGGATCGACCGGATCAGCTTCCCCGGCGCCTTCACCGACCCGGGGACCGGCGAGAGCCTGCTGCGCGGCGCCGAGGTGGTGGTGGTGACCGCGCGCGGCGGAGGGTACGGTCCCGGCACCCCGCGCGAGGCCTTCGACCACCAGATGCCCTACCTGCGGGCGTACTTCGGCAACCTCGGGGTCGCCGAGGCGAACCTGCGCTTCGTGCACGCCGAGTTGACCCGGGCAGCGGACATCCCCGCGCTGGCCGGGCTCCAGGAGTTGGGCGAGGCCTCGCTGGCGGCGGCCGGGTCGGCGGTGGACGCGCTGGCGGCCGGGAACGGCGCGTCCATCGGGGCCGGATCCGGGACTGGTGGTCTCGCCCACTCAACCGTCGGGTAG
- a CDS encoding sigma-70 family RNA polymerase sigma factor, giving the protein MGATDVVDVVDMVDMVDAMDVVDAMDVVDAMDAMDEYEKPRRQQPAGRPVPGSGSAAGVRSGGGGDIEELAVRFEAERGALRALAQRMLGPTGEAQDAVQEAWLRLSRADAGEVANLAAWLRTVVSRICLDLLRSRAARREELDSAPAPDRVAEAADGGDPEHEALLIDEVGRALLVVLDRLAPAERVAFVLHDLFAVPFDRIAPIVERTPVAAKKLASRARHRVQGAPLAPPAEVARQRRVVEAFLTASRGGDLAALLDLLAPDVVRRADPAALPSGAALETRGALAVAQGTLVFGRRSRFAALALVDGAVGLVVAPHGRLLLALTFTVEGERIAGYQVIADPVRLRRLDLAVLGEAPVLDEAPVPGEPTAPGGPARRTTAS; this is encoded by the coding sequence ATGGGCGCGACGGACGTGGTGGACGTGGTGGACATGGTGGACATGGTGGACGCGATGGACGTGGTGGACGCGATGGACGTGGTGGACGCGATGGACGCGATGGACGAGTACGAGAAGCCGCGGCGGCAGCAACCCGCGGGGCGGCCCGTACCCGGATCGGGGTCCGCAGCCGGGGTCCGGAGCGGTGGTGGGGGCGATATCGAGGAGCTGGCCGTCCGGTTCGAGGCGGAGCGCGGCGCGCTGCGGGCCCTCGCCCAGCGGATGCTCGGCCCCACCGGTGAGGCGCAGGACGCGGTGCAGGAGGCCTGGCTGCGGCTGAGCCGGGCCGATGCCGGCGAGGTGGCGAACCTGGCCGCCTGGCTGCGGACCGTCGTCTCCCGGATCTGCCTGGACCTGCTGCGCTCGCGCGCCGCACGCCGCGAGGAGTTGGACTCCGCGCCGGCGCCCGACCGGGTCGCCGAGGCCGCGGACGGCGGCGACCCCGAGCACGAGGCGCTGCTGATCGACGAGGTGGGCCGTGCGCTGCTGGTGGTGCTGGACCGGCTCGCCCCCGCCGAGCGGGTGGCCTTCGTGCTGCACGATCTGTTCGCCGTACCGTTCGACCGGATCGCCCCCATCGTGGAGCGCACGCCGGTCGCCGCCAAGAAGCTCGCCAGCCGCGCCCGCCACCGGGTCCAGGGCGCCCCGCTCGCCCCGCCCGCCGAGGTGGCCCGGCAGCGGCGGGTCGTCGAGGCGTTCCTGACCGCCTCGCGCGGCGGCGACCTGGCGGCGCTGCTCGACCTGCTGGCCCCCGACGTGGTGCGCCGGGCCGACCCCGCCGCGCTGCCGTCCGGTGCGGCGCTGGAGACCCGCGGCGCGCTCGCGGTCGCCCAGGGGACGCTGGTCTTCGGGCGGCGCTCGCGGTTCGCGGCGCTCGCGCTGGTCGACGGGGCGGTGGGCCTGGTGGTGGCCCCGCACGGCCGGCTGCTGCTCGCGCTCACCTTCACCGTCGAGGGCGAGCGGATCGCCGGCTACCAGGTGATCGCCGACCCCGTGCGACTGCGGCGACTCGATCTGGCCGTACTCGGCGAGGCCCCCGTGCTCGACGAGGCCCCCGTGCCCGGGGAGCCGACGGCACCCGGCGGCCCCGCCCGACGGACCACCGCTTCCTGA